The Pseudoliparis swirei isolate HS2019 ecotype Mariana Trench chromosome 16, NWPU_hadal_v1, whole genome shotgun sequence genome includes a window with the following:
- the LOC130206660 gene encoding LOW QUALITY PROTEIN: cyclic nucleotide-gated cation channel beta-3 (The sequence of the model RefSeq protein was modified relative to this genomic sequence to represent the inferred CDS: inserted 2 bases in 1 codon; deleted 2 bases in 1 codon), translated as MFGRLKGLLGGPQVPEAPGNPDPAPAPAPAKEEKPANTENGAKNVDKPQDLVHAINVLFCRDVVRALLWARQESAPPPPAHIVINKYSDQRLRSIVVSMSERLALYKEKVTDQYASSPEISPPVTPLLRKEHDAKVIEERKRQAEEDRIKKEEADQKKKEEQEKKKKEAEQKKKEDEENKLAEAKEERKEERDLKNKLKAAAWYSVDVVLQPFEALMDRVLGKTIDPFTDRRYIAWLSLVTLAFNYNTWFLTARLCFPYHNESAIPYWFAMDTLADIIYLTDSIFFQARKQFVKGGDIIKDREGTKINYRKSERFLLDTFSTLPFDLLYFQFGFKSIFRFNRLLKVDTFFEFSDRLESLMTKAYIWRVIRTIGYLLFMLHINACLYYVASDYQGLGGTKWVYSGLGSAYLSCFFYAEKSLLLIAELPFPDTMFGQIFQMTNYLFGAFFMSIILGQMRDVIGXQTYFRSTMDGTVDYMVNNHIHPLVQNRVRSWYTYTWDAQGMLDESELLDKMPLVMRTAIAVDINLTTFQKIALFQGCDQQMLVDMLLRLKSIVYLPGDFVVKKGDIGKEMYVIKSGAVQVVGGPDNSIVFVTLKAGCVFGEISLLQSSKDGGNRRTANVKAHGFANLFVLEKKDLFDILVHYPESQKVLARKGKKLMKAKGPAAAKVEEEKKKGLALFGPKHPTPKLLRRNFNKLVKK; from the exons ATGTTTGGCAGGTTGAAGGGTCTCCTCGGTGGCCCGCAGGTGCCAGAGGCTCCGGGGAACCCTGACCCGGCTCCGGCTCCGGCTCCAGCCAAG GAGGAGAAGCCAGCCAATACGGAGAATGGAGCCAAGAATGTGGACAAACCCCAGG ATCTTGTTCATGCAATTAATGTATTGTTCTGTCGCGATGTTGTTCGGGCCCTCCTGTGGGCCAG ACAAGagtcggcccctcccccacctgcTCACATCGTCATCAAcaagtattcagaccagaggcTCAGATCCATTGTGGTATCCATGAGTGAGAGACTGGCGCTCTACAAGGAGAAAGTGACTGATCAATACGCTTCCTCCCCAGAGATCAGCCCTCCTGTCA CACCTTTGCTGCGCAAAGAACACGACGCAAAAGTcatagaggagaggaagaggcaaGCAGAGGAGGACCGCATCAAGAAGGAAGAGGCAGaccaaaagaagaaagaggagcaggagaagaaaaagaaggaggccgagcagaagaagaaagaggacgaggagaacaAGCTCGCTGAGGccaaagaggagagaaaagaggagagggattTGAAGAACAAGTTGAAAGCGGCCGCCTGGTATTCGGTGGACGTTGTGCTGCAGCCGTTTGAGGCCCTGATGGACCGGGTGCTGGGGAAGACCATCGACCCTTTCACAGACCGCCGCTACATCGCCTGGCTGAGCTTGGTGACGCTGGCCTTCAACTACAACACCTGGTTCCTCACGGCCCGCCTGTGTTTCCCGTACCACAACGAGAGCGCCATCCCTTACTGGTTCGCCATGGATACGCTGGCCGACATCATCTACCTCACAGACTCCATCTTCTTCCAGGCCCGCAAACAGTTCGTCAAAGGAGGTGACATTATC AAAGACCGAGAGGGGACGAAGATCAACTACAGAAAATCGGAGAGATTCCTG TTGGACACGTTCTCCACTCTGCCATTCGACTTGCTGTACTTCCAGTTTGGATTCAAATCCATTTTTAGATTCAATCGCCTGCTAAAG GTGGATACTTTTTTTGAGTTCAGCGATCGTCTCGAGAGCCTCATGACCAAGGCTTATATCTGGAG AGTGATCCGGACCATCGGATATCTTCTCTTCATGCTCCACATCAACGCCTGCTTGTACTATGTGGCTTCAGACTACCAGGGCCTCGGGGGAACTAAGTGGGTCTACTCCGGTCTGGGCAGTGC ttaCCTCAGCTGCTTCTTCTATGCGGAGAAGTCCCTGCTGCTGATCGCTGAGTTGCCCTTTCCAGACACCATGTTCGGACAGATCTTTCAGATGACAAACTACCTTTTTGGGGCTTTCTTTATGTCCATCATTCTTGGCCAG ATGAGAGACGTCATCGG GCAGACCTACTTCAGATCCACCATGGACGGCACCGTGGACTACATGGTGAACAACCACATC CACCCTTTGGTGCAGAACCGAGTCCGCAGCTGGTACACCTACACCTGGGACGCACAGGGCATGCTGG ACGAGTCCGAGCTGCTGGACAAGATGCCCCTGGTGATGAGAACCGCCATCGCTGTGGACATCAACCTGACCACCTTCCAGAAGATCGCCCTGTTCCAG GGCTGTGACCAGCAGATGCTGGTGGACATGTTACTGAGGCTCAAGTCTATCGTCTATTTACCTGGAGACTTTGTCGTAAAAAAA GGCGACATCGGTAAAGAGATGTACGTCATCAAGAGTGGAGCGGTGCAGGTGGTGGGAGGACCGGACAACAGCATCGTGTTCGTCACACTGAAGGCCGGCTGCGTGTTCGGAGAAATCAG TCTGTTACAATCCTCCAAAGATGGAGGGAACAGGCGGACGGCTAACGTCAAAGCCCACGGCTTCGCCAACCTGTTTGTCCTGGAGAAGAAGGACCTGTTTGACATCCTGGTGCACTACCCGGAGTCTCAGAAAGTGTTGGCCAGGAAGGGAAA GAAACTGATGAAGGCGAAGGGTCCAGCAGCAGCTAAAGTcgaagaggaaaagaagaaaggcCTGGCGCTGTTCGGACCCAAACACCCCACCCCCAAACTGCTGCGTAGAAACTTTAACAAACTTGTCAAAAAATGA